The following is a genomic window from Chitinophaga caseinilytica.
CGCGACAAAGGCGTGAACGACCTGTCCAGCGCATTGAAGCGCCGTTTCAACACCGTGATCCTGCCTGTTCCCGATAGTATGGACGAGGAGATCGATATCGTGAAGCGCCGGGTGGAAAGTTTCGAGAAAGTAATGGAACTGCCCGCCGAAAAGCCCGCCCTTGAAGAGATCCGCCGCATCGTCACCATCTTCCGCGAGCTCCGCTCCGGCGTTACGCTCGACGGGAAAACGAAGATCAAAGTGCCGTCGGGCACACTGAGCACGGCCGAAGCCATTTCTGTGGTGAACAACGGTTTGTCGATGGCAGGATATTTCGGCGACGGACACCTCAAAGCCGCCGACCTCGCAGCAGGCATCCTGGGCGCTGTGATCAAGGACCCGGTGCAGGATAAGATCGTGTGGCAGGAATACCTCGAAACGGTAGTGAAACCCCGCGAAAACTGGAAGGATATTTACAGGGCTTGCAGAGACCTTGTGTAAAAAAAGCGTTTATGTCGATACATGTTTTAGGCATACGCCACCATGGCCCGGGCTCTGCCGCCAATGTAAAAAGTTTCCTCGAACGGCTGAAACCGGACATCGTGCTGGTGGAAGGGCCGCCGGAAGCAGATGCGCTCCTGCAATGGGCAGACCATGAAGCGCTGCGCCCGCCCGTAGCGATCCTCGCTTTCCAGGCAGACGATATCCGAAAATCGGTGTTCTATCCCTTCGCCACGTTTTCGCCGGAATGGCAGGCCATTCAATACGCGAAACGCAGCAATATTCCCGTTCGGTTCATGGACCTGCCGCTGGTGCATGCCTTTGCGGAAGATCAGCAAGCGGAGAATAGCGTGGAGCTGGAAAATGTGGTGGCGGAAGAAACGGGAACGTTGGAAAGAAAACCGCATCCCATGGAGGAAATGGCCATGGCGGCGGGTTACGCCAGCAGCGACAAATGGTGGGAACATACCTTCGAGCACCGGCGGATGAACGACCAGGTGTTCGATGCCATCGGCGAAGCGATGCAGGCGATGCGCGAATCGCAGCCTTCCCGTAGCGACCGCGAAGAGCAGCTGCGCGAAGCGTATATGCGCAAGATCATCCGCCAGGCGGAAAAGGAAATGTTCACCTCGATCGCCGTGATCTGCGGCGCCTGGCACGCACCGGCGTTGCGGGAAATGCCCCCGGCGAAAGAAGACAATGAATTGCTGAAAAGCTTGCCGAAAGTAAAAGTGGAATGTACCTGGGCCCCCTGGAGCTACAACCGCCTCAGTTATCAGAGCGGCTACGGCGCGGGGATCCAGTCTCCCGGGTGGTACGAACATATCTGGGAGCATCCCGGCGACGATGGCTCGCGCTGGATGACCAACGTGGCCCGGCTTTTCCGCGAAAATAACATGGACACTTCCGTGGCCCACGTCATCGAAGCCGTTCGCCTCGCGGAATCGCTCGCGGCGCTGAGAGGCTTGCCCAAAGCGGGCCTCGAAGAACTGAACGAAGCCACCGTAAGCGTACTTTGCACCGGCGAAAACATCATGATGCAACTCATCAACGAGCAGCTGATCGTGAGCAACAAAATGGGGCAGGTGCCTTCCGAAGTGCCGAAGCCGCCGCTGCAGGTCGATATTGAAAAGTACCAAAAGAAACTCCGCATCCCCGTTACGCCCGATCCCAAAGACCTGCTGCTCGATCTGCGCAAGGAAGGCGACCTCGAAAAGAGCGTGTTCCTGCACCGTTTACAGCTGCTGGGGCTCACCTGGGCGCAGAAAACGGAAGTAGGCGGGAAGGGGACGTTCAAGGAACAATGGCGCCTGCAGTGGGACCCCGCGTTCACCATCGAGATCATCGAGAAAGGGATCTGGGGCAACACAGCCGCCGAAGCCGCGGCCAGGTTCGTGACCGGTGAAGCACGCGGATCGGGTAGTTTGCGGACGGTGGCAGCACTGCTGTCAGACACCCTGCCCGCAGAATTGCCCGAAGCGGTGGAAGCGTTGATCGGCATGCTGGGCAACCTGTCTGCCGCCAGCAGCGACGTGATGCAGCTGATGGAAGCGATCCCTTCGCTGGTCAGCGTCAGCCGCTACGGGAACGTCCGGAAAACGGACGCGGCGCTGGTGACGGGCATTGTAACGGGCATGATCACACGGATCTGCATTAGTCTGCCCAACGCCTGCAACGCCGTATCCGACGAAGCCGCGCAAACTTTGCTGGAATTGTTGTACCGGATGAACGATTCGGTGAATTTGTTGCAGCAGGAAATCGCCACGGCAGAATGGCAACAATCGCTCAAGACCGTTTCCGAAGGCCGGCAAACCGCGCCCGTCATCGCCGGGTACAGCACCCGTCTGCTGGCTGATCACCAATTATTGACCGGAGACGCGTTGGTGAAGGTGTTCAATTTCGCCATGTCGAAAGCCTCGGCGCCGGCCACGGCAGCCGCATGGCTGGAGGGTTTCCTCAAAGGCAGCGGCACCCTGCTGCTGCTGGACGCGAACCTTTGGAACGTCGTGAACAGCTGGGTGGCCACGCTCGGAGAAAGCGATTTCACGGAAGTACTGCCGCTGCTGCGGAGAACGTTCGCGCATTTCACGCATCCCGAACGGAGAAAATTGGGCGAAAAGGTAAAACAGGGCGGAGGCGCCGCCACCGTGCTGCCATCGGGAACAACGGACGAATTTGATTTTGACCGCGGGGCAAAAGGGCTCCCGGTTGTCATGAACTTACTCGGATACAAATGAACAACGAATTCAATCTCCGCAAATGGCGCATGATCCTCGGCGGTGGACAAAACGACGGTACCGGCGTTGAACTGGGCGGCAACGAGCTGCGGATGGACCGTACGCTGGAAGCGCTGTACGACAGTGAGAGAAGCGGTGGCCTGGGGCCTTCGTCGCCCAACGTAAGCCGCTGGCTGGGCGATATCCGTACCTTTTTCCCGAACACGGTGGTGCAGGTGATGCAGCAAGACGCGCTCAAGCGCCTCAACCTCACCCAGATGCTGTTCGAAAAGGAAATGCTGGAAAACGTAACGCCGGATGTGCACCTCGTGGCCACGCTCATGACCCTCAGCCGCGTGATCCCCGATAAAACGAAAGACACCGCGCGGCAGGTGGTCAGGAAAGTCGTGGACGAACTGATGCGGAAACTGCAGCATCCCATGCAGCAGGCCGTTTCCGGCAGCCTCAACCGCAGTATGCGGAACTACCGGCCGCGGCACAACGAAATCAACTGGGACATCACCATCCGCAAAAACCTCCGGCACTACCAACCCGAATTCAAAACTATCATCCCCGAGGTAAAAGTGGGTTACGGCCGCAAAAGGACGGCGCTGAAAGACGTGGTGCTCTGCATCGACCAAAGCGGCTCCATGGGCACATCCGTCGTGTATTCCGGGATATTCGGCTCCGTGATGGCGTCTATCCCCGCCATCAGAACGAAGATGGTCGTGTTCGACACCGCCGTCGCGGATCTTACCGAAGAGCTGACAGACCCCGTGGAACTGCTTTTTGGGGTGCAACTGGGCGGTGGGACCGACATCAATGCCGCGCTTACCTATTGCCGCCAGATCATCACCCGTCCGATGGATACGGTGCTGGTGCTCATTACCGACCTGTACGAAGGCGGGAACGAAGCCGAAATGCGCAAACGCGCGGCCGAGCTCACCGCCGCCGGTGTGCAGGTAGTGGTGTTGCTGGCGCTCAATGATGAAGGCGCCCCGTCCTACGATCACGACAACGCACAATATTTTTCCAGCCTCGGCATTCCCGTGTTCGCCTGCACGCCCGACAAATTCCCCGACCTCATGGCGGCCTCCCTCAGCCGGCAGGATATCGGCAGTTGGGCTGCGAAAGAAGACCTGGCATTGAAAAGGTAACTTATGTAATTACCTCGTCATATGGTTGTTTATTGTCATAACAGATTGATTATTGGGGATTTACATAAATTTGTCCTCAAAATCGCAAGCATATGACCTTACCTGCAGTTAATCTCAGAAGCCTCCTGTTCTTCGTAGCGGCGGCACTGTTAACCTCCTGTGCGGCGTCCAAGAAAGGGACTTCCCATGCTTATATGACCAAGCAGTACAAGGAGCTGAAGAAAGTTTTGAACGAAGCGGATGTTTCCATCCTGAACGACAGCCTGAAAATTATCTTCCCCAACAACGTGATGTTCGCTACCAACTCCGACCAGTTGAAAGACGAAATCAAGCCCACTTTCGGCCGGTTTGCGGAAGTGCTGAACAAGTTCGACAAAACGAAGATCCTGGTGACGGGGTATACAGACAATACCGGCACCGACCAGATCAATAACGACCTGTCCGAAAAACGGGCCGTGAGCGGGAAAAACCAGCTCACCGCCAGCGGCGTTGCGGGCGACAGGCTCTTCACCTGGGGACTGGGATCGCGCCACCCCATCGCAACGAACGATTCGGAAGACGGACGGTCCAAAAACAGACGGATCGAATTCGTGATCCTTTACGACGTCAAACCTGAAAGTAAATAAATGAAAAAGCAGTCCCGCGGGACTGCTTTTTTTATGAGATCTGAATATCGTATTTCCCCAACAACCCCAGTACCCCCGGCACCGAGAACTTCGCTTTTTTGATTTTGTTCCGCTCCGGATCGATGAGGTAATGCTCTGCCGTGCGGAAGTCTGCCTGCTCCAATACCGTATTGCTGAAAACCGCGTTCAGCAGGTCGCAATGCGGGAATGCGGACCCCGTGAGATCGGCGTTCGTGAAATCAGTTTCGCGCAACTGGCAATGGGCGAACGTCGTTTTTTTGATTTTCAGGCCGAAGAAGGATGAACTGGTGAGCGTGCATCGCTCGAAAGTGAACGACAGGTTGAAGGAATTGCATTCGTCGAACCGGAGGCCGAGGAGTTTGCAGTCCTGGAATTTCACGCCGCGCAGCGCCGTTCCCTTGAACTTCGCCAGGGTAAAGTTGCAGCCGGAAAAAGTGCAGTCGATAAAAACGACGTTGACAAGCGGGCTTTCGGAAAAATCGCAGTTCCGGAAAGTACATGCCTCGTATTCGCCGGGCGAGAGTGGCTGCGCGCGATAGTCTTGCCGCTCGAAAGCCTGATCGTAAAATTCGGTTTCCATATCCCTGAAAATTAATCATTTCCTCCAGATCTTGCTGCTGAATTCACTTGACTGCGCTTTTGGGGCCGACCAATGCTCCCCTTAATGACGTCAATTCTCCGTCAATTCCGGTGAAAAAACTATCACTCCACCTCCGATATTTACTGTTATTTAGGAATGCAAACGATTGCATTTATTCACGTTATTGAAAACTTCCACTTATGAAAAGAATTTTACCCCTCGTCGTCCTGTTTTTATGGACGCACACGGCATTGCACGCTGCCATCATCCGCGTGACGTCAATTTCCGCGCTGCAGTCCGCCATTAATGCCGCCGTCCCCGGCGACGTGATCGTGCTGGCTAACGGTGTGTACACCACTACCGGTACGATTACCGTCAACCGCCAGGGCACGGCGGCGCAGCCCATCATCATCGCGGCGGAAACCGTGGGCGGTGTGGAGATCAACGGTGCGGGCGGGTTCCAGGTATTGAGCCCGGCCCGTTACATTACCATCACCGGGTTTATATTCCGTCATGCGGCGGGAAAATCGTCGACCGCTCAGGGCACCGGCTTCGTCCGCCTCATGCATAACGTGTACGAGACGCCCGGTGAAGGCGACAACCTGAACATCCAGGGGAACGATCATGAGCTGTCGTACTGCACGTTCCGCAACAAGCGCGGCCTGGGCCAGTACGTTTCGATCCACGGTTCGGGCAACGGCGGCAGCCAGGTGGCGCAACGGATCTGGGTGCACCACAACTATTTCTACAAGCAGTATCCCGGCGGCGGGAACGGCTCCGAAACCATCCAGTTCGGATTGAGCGGCTACAGCCTTTCTTCGAGCCACAGCGTGGTGGAATACAATCTTTTCGAAGAATGCGACGGGGAGAACGAAGGTATTTCGGTGAAGGCGTCGCACGTAACGTTGCGCTACAATACCATCCGCAACAATCCCGCGCAGTTTACGCTTCGGCATGGGAATTTCTGCCAGGTGTACGGCAATTATTTCATCAAAACGCCGGGCATCCGCATTTTCGGGGATGATCACACCATCCATTCCAATTATTTCGACAGCTGCAGCATCGCCATCAATATCGGGAATGGCAGCGCGGAAGTATCAGAAGGCGGGGCGCTCACCTCGCACGACCGGCCAGACCGGGTATTGATCGCATTCAATACGCTCAACGGCAACGCGCAGAATATCCGCCAGGCCGCGCGCACGGATGGTTTGGGATCCACCTACATCACCGGCGCCTACAACATCATTCAGAACAGTACGTACGATGCGTTGCAGATCGCCGGGCCCAGTACGGGCTCGGTTTGGCGGGGCAACATCCTGCATAATGTGCCGGCCGGTATTTTCCCGGATACTTCTTATACCAATGAAAATCCGCTGCTGGAGCGGGATGAGAACGGCATCTGGCACCTGGCGCAGAACAGTCCTGCCATCGGGAAGGGCGGCGCCGGATATCCGCTGGTGACGGTAGATTTGGATGGTCAGCCCCGCACATCGCCCATGGACGCGGGTGCCGATCAGTTTTCCATAGCGCCGGTGAAAGCCATTCCGCTGGATAGTACCATGGTCGGCTATCTCGCCGGCGGCGACGGACCTCGCGCCGGCATTACCGCTCCTGCGAACGGTGCGCTGATCAAAGCCGGCGATACTGTTTCCATACAGGCGACCGCGATTTCATTTTCCGATACGATCGCAAGGGTTGAATTTTATGTGGATGGGGTGAAGGTAGGGGAGGATTCATCGGCCCCTTATGCATTCGCCTGGACGGCAGTTTATGGTCAACACAGCATTTCGGTGAAGGCATTCGACCGGAAAGGCCGTGAGTCCGCGACTGCGCAATCCCAGGTGACCGTAAACCCTCGCGGCACCGATGTTTCACTGACTTCACCGGTGGCAGGAACGGTTTTCGTTTCGCCGGTATTCATCCAGTTGTCGGCAACAGCTTCCGACAGCCTGGGCGGCATCGTGGCCGTGTCTTTCTACGCAGATACGGCGCTGATCGGAACAGACAGCACGGCGCCCTACGCTTTGCGTTGGTACGGCCCGGCCGCGGGCAATTATTCCGTGACGGCGAAAGCCCTCAACGCATCGGGCCAAACGGCCATCTCCGGCGCATCCGCCATCAAGGTCAGGATCGGCAATATCGATATTACCGACAACGGCGGAACGATCTCCGGTCAATACCCGAACCCTTCCAAACCCACCGAAGACCTGCCTTCGCTCATCGACAACAACCCCGGCACCAAATACTACCGCAGCGGCCGCACGGCGCTCTGGGTACAATACAAATCGACAGAGCCCGCCATCGTTGTGCGTTACACGATCACTTCGGGGAACGACCGTCCCGCCCGCGATCCCCGCGACTGGGCACTCCTCGGCTCCGTCGATTCCCTCAGCTGGGATACGCTCGACGTGCGTGCCGGCGAAACGTTCTCCGGCCGCGGACAGCTGCGCTCCTTCGATGTTGCGGGCAATACGAAAGCTTATGTCTACTATCGTTTCAACATGACGGCAAATAACGGTGAAGGCAACACGCAGTTCGCGGAGTGGGAACTGTTTGAACGGCGGATGCAGTCCATCGTATTCGACAGCATCGGTGAGCGCCGTTACGGAACTGCGCCGTTGCAGCTGGTGGCCGAATCTACGGTCGGGCTGCCGGTCACCTTCTCGGTGGTGGAAGGGCCCGCGGTGCTGGAGGGTTCGCAACTCACTTTCACGGGGCCTGGAACGGTGACGGTGAAAGCCTCCGCCGCCGGGACCGACAACTATTTCCCGGCAGATACCGTGCAGACGTTTACCGTTCTCAAAGGCATCCAAACCATCCAGTTCCCGCCGGTTGCTCCCCGCCTGAAATATGAGACCATTCAGTTGCAGGCCTCCAGCTCCATCGGATTGCCGGTGCGTTTTGCGCTGGTCGACGGCGGTGGGATCCTGAACGGAAATTCGCTGAAACTTACGACCACGGGGATCGTGACGGTGCGCGCGCTGGCAGACAGTACCGCGCTGTATGAATCTGCGTCTGCGGAGCAGGGGATTCTCGTATTGGGGATCGGTTTGATCGCAGACCCCATCGGCATCACGATCTTCCCCAACCCCACGCGCGGCCCCATCACCGTGAAGCTGGACAACAAAAAGAACCGTGGATATGTGTTCCAGGTCATCGACCGGATGGGCAACCAGGTGGCCAGAACGGTGATCCCCCAGGGCCAGGGCGCCACGCAGGTGCAGTTCGACCTTTCTTCACAGATCGATGGTATCTATTTCCTGCATGTGTCTGACGGTGTCGTGAAAACCGTTCGCGCGATCATGAAGTATTGATGCGAGGATCGATTGAATGCAGTAAAGGCGGCTCTTTCCGGGCCGCCTTTACTGTTTTGGATGAGGTTATTCTTCGGTGTTTGCTATCGGTTCGAAAACGCCCCTTTCCATCCTGATCTTCAGTTTTTGCATGAAAGCGGCCGGATCGAAGCCTTCTTTCCGATAAGCTTGCTGAACGGCGGTTTTAGCGGCCTGCAGGGCTTCCGCGTTCTTCCACCGCGCGGTGGTGATGCAGATGAAATCCCCATTTTCGGCCGTGTGGCCGAGCAGTTCATCTTCCAGGAATCCCGGCAGGGTTTTGATGAAATCCCGGTTGATGCGGACGCGCTCCAGGAACGCCTTTTTCGCTGCTGCGGGCACGGTAAACTGGTCGACGAAGCGCACTTCCCCCGGCTGGTTTTTCGCCCGGATCTGCGATTCATCGGCGGGCAGTTGCCGGAGCTGCTGCAGGAATCCCAACCGGTCGTTGAACAAAAATCCGTCTATGACTTTTTCATGTTTGAGCGTGAAAATAGCGATGGCATTGTGGGTGATGTGGAGACCGGTGGCGGAAATGTGCTGAAAATCGCCCGCATGCGTGCCTTTCCATTGCCATTTCACCATCACTTTATCACCCTCCGCGATAAATTCCAGCAGTTGCCACCGGATGTCGGGGAAGGAGCGGATAAGCCCTAGGATGGAGGCTTCGAAGGCTGCCGGGCCTTTCAGCCCGGAGGGACCGGTATATTCGTTCGCCACATATTTCGGCATGTCGGCAAAATGCCGCTCGTTGATCACCTGCTCAAAGAGCTGGCGTACCACCTCTTTGTTGTGTTGTGCGGTACTGGTATCGGTTTGTTCGATGGCGGGGGAGAGGAAATGTTGTGCGGGAGCGGATTCCGGGCTGAGGGAAACCGATAGGGCCAGGCTGGCTGCGGAAAGTATGGTAGTCATCATCTTAGATTTTTTACAAAACTACCTGCAGTGCTGCGGAAGAAATTGTAAAAAATCATTGATTTACCAGCCGCGGGCGGCGCTGAAATACGCTTTCGGGGTTTGACCGGTGAACTGCCTGAAATCGCGTATAAAGTGCGACTGATCGAAGTACCCCGCTTCGTAGGCGGCCTGTGTGAGCGATTCGGTGTCGTGGTAGCGCCCGACGAGGGTATTCAGCCGTACGAGCGCCGCGTATTGCTTCGGCGTAGCGCCCATCCGGGCGCGGAACCGTTTCTCCAGCGGGTCTTGACTGATGTGCAGGGCTTCCGCCAGCGATTTGATGCGCAGGTTGCCGTTTTGCCGTTTGATAAGGGAAGCCGCTTCCAGTACCAATCCGTCTTGCGGGATTTGGGTCAGTTGGCGGAGGAGGAACGTTTCCAGCAGAAAAAGCCGCTGCGGATGCCCGGGGGCTTCGGCCAGCCGTTCCAGCAATGCATGTATTTCGGTGGAAGGGAATATATCCTGCGTATCCACGCTCAACCCGAACAGCTCGTGCGCCGGCAGCCGGGTAAATGCATGGATGGCGCCTTCGCGGCAAACAGCCAGGAGGTTGGATGTTCCTTTTTCGTACCGGAAACCCCGCGCGTTCTTCCGCAAACCGCTGATAACGGAGCCTGGCAACACTTCTGATTTGCTGTCCGATTCCTGCACGATCCGGCCGCCGAACCGGAACGAAAGCACCAGCGAAGTGCCGGGGATCGTTTGGTTGAGGATGTCCGCATCGCTTTCGATCAGGAGGTACTCGCTGATGAAGGGCGCAAGCGGGGCGGAAGGCTGGAATTTCCGGATGGTCATGCCTTAAAATTACGGAATCCGGACGGTTAAAAACAGCGCGACCGTACGAGCATAGCCGTACGGTCGCCGAAAGCAGGATGTCCGGTTACGTGTTAGGGTTGAATGGGGATATCAAACATGAACTGTAGACCGCCGCCGGAATTGCGTTCTACCTGCAGCGGGGTGTTATAGAGTTTCTCCAGCCTTAGGGCGGTGTTGCGGAGCCCTACGCCGGAGCCGAGCATGATTTGATCGAGCGGGCCGCAGAAGCCGGCGCCGGTGTCGCTGACGGTGCAGCGCAGTTTGTTGTTGTGCCGGGCACAGCGGATGGTGATGGCGCCGCCGTCGATGCACGGGCCGATCCCGTGTTTTACGGCGTTTTCCACCAGCGGTTGCAGTAACATCGGGGGGATGCGCATCCCTTGCACCGATGGAGCCGCGTCTATTTCAACATGGAGACGGGAGGAGAAGCGGTGTTGTTCGATCTGGAGGTAGTCGCGTAGGAAGGAAAGCTCCTGGCCCAGGGGCACCAGGTCTGTCCGGGTGGAGTTCAGCGCATACCGGAACGTATCCGCCAGTTGCGCGATGAGCTCCCTGGCGGCTTCCTGTTCGGCAGGCAGGCTGGCGTTCACCCGGTTGAGGGCGTTGAAGAGAAAATGAGGCTGTATCTGCGCTTTCAGGGCCTGTAATTCCGCCTGCAAAGCCTGTTCCTGCAATAAGCGGACTTCCGCTTCCCGGTCGGGGATCCCGGCCACAGTCCGATTTTCACCCGGCATGCGGAGCAGCAGGACGGTGATGGTCACGGCTGCCAGTGCGAGCACGGCTGCGAGCCCGCCGGATGCGCCGCTTTGGTGAACAGTGAAGGCCAGCAATAGCAGCGAAGCCGCGAGCAGTCCGGCGATCATGGTTTGTACAAGAAGGGGGGCTTTCTTTTCTACAAGCAACATGGTCATGAAGTTTCCTCAAAACTACCTGACAACGCAAACGGATTTTTCCGATGTATTACTCGTATTTGAAACTGAGTAATTTTACTTACCCGGAATGGAGGCGGAAAACCGGGAATGGGAAGGTGTATTAGCTGGCGAGCCCCAGTTCCATGGCTTTTCTTACCAGGGCGGCGGTATTTTTCACGTCCAGCTTCTGCATGAGGTTGTAGCGATGGTTTTCTATGGTGCGCACGCTGAGCGACAGCTTGTCGGCGATGTCCTGGTTGCTGCTTCCCTGGGCGATGAACCCCAGTATCTCTTTTTCGCGCCGGGTGAGGGAAGGGGCGTAGCGGCTCGGTTTCCGCTGGATGATCTGCTGGAACATCTGGTCTTTCAATTCCCCATGCACATACTGATCGCCTGCATGCACGGCATCGATCGCTTCGCGGATCTCGCGGCTGCCGGCCGTTTTGAGCAGGTATCCCGCCGCACCGTTCTGAAATGCGGTACGGATGGTATGCTTATCTTCCACATTCGTGAAAATGATGACCCGCGTGTCCGGATAATCGGCCGAAACCCGCCGGCACAGCGCCAACCCGTCTTGCCCCGGCAACTGGATGTCGAGGAAAAGGATGTTGGGCGCGGCAGCCTGCAAACCGTCCAGCAACTGGTCGCCGTTTTGCCAGGCGCCAGACACGGTAACGTCCGGGAAACCCTGCAAAATCATTTGTAAACCATTGAGAATGGCGGGATGATCGTCTACCAGTGCGATAGTAATGCGGTCCATGAGAATCGGTTAGATATGTAATATTAATGGTTTCCCGGGAGATATGAAAGAATTCCCCGCTTACAGCTGTTCTGGCATCAAATATGCATTACCATCCTATATGTTAAACCTGTTGTAACGCGTAAACCCAGACGCATTTACAACGTCTAATTAACAAGAACTAAAACCAGCATGTATGAAACGGATTTTTCTCATCCTGGCTGTGATGACCGCTTTTACGGCCTCTACCCCGTCTCCCGCCTCGGCACAGGTGAACGTGAGTATCAACCTTGGTATTCAGCCCGCCTGGGGCCCCGTGGGTTACGACTACGCGGAGTACTATTACCTTCCTGATATTGACATTTACTATTACATCCCGACGCAGACGTACATCTACTTCGACTTCGGCCGATGGGTCCACACCCGTTATCTGCCGGCCCGTTACGGATATTACGACTTCTACCGGGGTTACAAAGTGGTGATCAACCAGCGCGATCCCTGGAGATTCCATAACCGCTACCGCAGGGAGTATTCACATTACCGGAACAACTATACGCAGATCGTTTGGCGAGACCGCCCCGGCGACCGACGCGAATGGAACGACCGCTGGAGAAACCACCCGGAAGAACGCCGCGAATGGAACAGTCGCCCCGTACAGCGCCGGGTAGATAACGATAATCGCCGCGAATGGACGCGCGACAACGACCGGAACAACGACCGCGACAATAATCGCCGCGAATGGAATCAGAACAACAATAACAATAA
Proteins encoded in this region:
- a CDS encoding sensor histidine kinase encodes the protein MLLVEKKAPLLVQTMIAGLLAASLLLLAFTVHQSGASGGLAAVLALAAVTITVLLLRMPGENRTVAGIPDREAEVRLLQEQALQAELQALKAQIQPHFLFNALNRVNASLPAEQEAARELIAQLADTFRYALNSTRTDLVPLGQELSFLRDYLQIEQHRFSSRLHVEIDAAPSVQGMRIPPMLLQPLVENAVKHGIGPCIDGGAITIRCARHNNKLRCTVSDTGAGFCGPLDQIMLGSGVGLRNTALRLEKLYNTPLQVERNSGGGLQFMFDIPIQP
- a CDS encoding response regulator transcription factor; amino-acid sequence: MDRITIALVDDHPAILNGLQMILQGFPDVTVSGAWQNGDQLLDGLQAAAPNILFLDIQLPGQDGLALCRRVSADYPDTRVIIFTNVEDKHTIRTAFQNGAAGYLLKTAGSREIREAIDAVHAGDQYVHGELKDQMFQQIIQRKPSRYAPSLTRREKEILGFIAQGSSNQDIADKLSLSVRTIENHRYNLMQKLDVKNTAALVRKAMELGLAS